In Juglans regia cultivar Chandler chromosome 13, Walnut 2.0, whole genome shotgun sequence, the following proteins share a genomic window:
- the LOC109003988 gene encoding dynamin-related protein 1C, whose translation MATMESLIGLVNRIQRACTVLGDYGGEGMSLWEALPSVAVVGGQSSGKSSVLESVVGRDFLPRGSGIVTRRPLVLQLHKLDKGQSEYAEFLHAPKKRFTEFASVRREIQEETDRITGKTKQISNIPIHLSIYSPNVVNLTLIDLPGLTKVAVEGQPESIVEDIENMVRSYVEKPNCIILAISPANQDIATSDAIKLAREVDPAGERTFGVVTKLDLMDKGTNALDVLEGRSYRLQHPWVGIVNRSQADINKNVDMIAARRKEREYFETSPEYGHLSHKMGSEYLAKLLSKHLETVIRQRIPSIIALINKTIDELNAELDRIGRPIAVDSGAQLYTILEMCRAFDRVFKEHLDGGRPGGDRIYGVFDHQLPAALKKLPFDRHLSLKNVQKIVSEADGYQPHLIAPEQGYRRLIDGSISYFKGPAEASVDAVHFVLKELVRKSIAETEELKRFPSLQSDIAAAATEALEKFRDESRKTVLRLVDMESSYLTVEFFRKLHLEPEKNSNPSGPNMDRYADNHFRKIGSNVNAYINMVCDTLKNSIPKAVVYCQVREAKRSLLNQFYAHVGRREKEQLGAMLDEDPALMERRTAIAKRLELYKSARDEIDSVAWK comes from the exons ATGGCAACGATGGAGAGCTTGATCGGCCTCGTCAACCGCATCCAGCGAGCCTGCACCGTCCTAGGCGATTACGGCGGCGAGGGAATGTCTCTATGGGAAGCTCTTCCTTCGGTCGCTGTTGTCGGAGGCCAG AGTTCCGGGAAATCTTCGGTTTTGGAAAGCGTGGTTGGAAGGGACTTCCTGCCTCGTGGATCCG GTATTGTTACACGGAGGCCGTTGGTGTTGCAACTTCATAAGTTGGACAAGGGGCAATCTGAATATGCAGAGTTTCTGCACGCACCAAAGAAAAGGTTTACTGAGTTTG CTTCGGTTCGTAGGGAGATCCAAGAAGAAACAGATCGAATTACTGGGAAGACAAAACAGATCTCTAACATTCCAATTCACCTTAGCATATATTCTCCAAATG TTGTAAACTTAACCCTCATTGATCTTCCTGGCTTGACAAAGGTTGCTGTAG AGGGACAGCCGGAAAGTATCGTTGAAGATATTGAGAACATGGTTCGTTCTTATGTTGAGAAG CCCAACTGCATTATATTGGCTATTTCTCCTGCTAATCAAGATATTGCCACCTCGGACGCAATAAAACTTGCTAGAGAAGTTGATCCTGCAG gTGAAAGAACTTTTGGTGTCGTCACAAAACTTGATCTGATGGATAAAGGAACAAATGCTTTGGAT gttCTTGAAGGGAGGTCATACAGGCTGCAACATCCCTGGGTTGGGATTGTGAACCGTTCACAAGCTGATATCAATAAAAATGTAGACATGATTGCTGCACGTCGAAAGGAGCGTGAATATTTTGAAACAAGTCCTGAATATGGACACTTGTCACATAAAATGGGCTCAGAGTATCTTGCTAAACTTTTATCGAAG CATTTGGAGACTGTTATCAGGCAGCGGATACCAAGTATCATTGCTCTGATAAATAAAACCATCGATGAGCTTAATGCAGAGTTGGACCGTATAGGAAGGCCAATTGCAGTAGACTCTGGG GCCCAGCTGTACACTATTTTAGAAATGTGCCGCGCATTTGACCGGGTATTTAAGGAACACCTAGATGGAGG GCGGCCTGGTGGAGATCGGATTTATGGGGTTTTTGATCATCAGCTACCAGCTGCTCTAAAGAAGCTCCCCTTTGACCGCCATCTCTCTTTGAAAAATGTCCAAAAAATTGTTTCCGAGGCTGATGGTTATCAGCCCCATTTGATTGCTCCAGAACAAGGATACAGAAGACTCATTGATGGATCTATCAGTTATTTTAAAGGCCCAGCTGAAGCCTCTGTGGATGCT GTGCACTTTGTTTTGAAAGAGCTAGTGAGGAAATCAATAGCTGAAACGGAG GAATTGAAACGATTCCCATCACTTCAGTCTGACATAGCAGCTGCTGCCACAGAAGCATTGGAAAAATTTCGAGATGAAAGTCGGAAAACAGTTCTGCGACTTGTGGATATGGAATCTAGCTATCTGACTGTGGAGTTTTTCCGGAAGCTTCATCTTGAACCAGAGAAAAACTCAAACCCATCAGGCCCAAATATGGACCGTTATGCAGACAATCATTTCAGGAAGATTG GTTCAAACGTTAACGCTTACATTAACATGGTTTGTGATACACTGAAGAATTCAATTCCCAAGGCTGTGGTCTATTGTCAAGTTCGAGAGGCCAAGAGATCACTGCTCAACCAGTTTTATGCACACGTTGGAAGGAGGGAG AAGGAACAGCTGGGTGCAATGTTGGACGAAGACCCAGCACTAATGGAAAGGAGAACAGCCATAGCTAAGAGGCTTGAACTGTACAAATCAGCCAGAGATGAGATTGACTCCGTGGCCTGGAAATAG
- the LOC109003939 gene encoding uncharacterized protein LOC109003939, which yields MTRRIKKGEDGNIRYATLGCAHGGNARNRTLNVSRPRPTGKIECKAKINALKVDKKFRLTTINNIHNHDLSPTKSRFFRCNREVSDSVKRVLNTNDLVDIRMNKSFGSLVVGAGGFENLPFLENDCRNYINKERHLRLGKGGAEALREKVQQQITGIIDMDPKLLKNDGAVKTYRIDDEVCVEEFTKPVIHYVDFSEEDTIAKSSCGLFQMMGILCRHILAVFKCNEVKFVPNRYILERWRKDIRRRYMLIHSSFDAGDQRVDANRYSSLLNIYYKMITLAASSKKHTKDATYKLFAMIDLYGDNQDPLSMTVTDSNVGCMANDTIICGSSKKVFSPLAVKGKGRPPLLRRASGMEKCMRNVKTKTKRAPMKGKRKHVDFFLLYMFIYNLVTAGIDKCVLFYVI from the exons ATGACAAGAAGGATTAAGAAGGGAGAGGATGGTAATATTAGATATGCCACCCTTGGTTGTGCCCATGGTGGGAATGCCCGTAATAGGACGTTGAATGTTTCCAGACCGCGACCAACAGGAAAGAtagaatgtaaggcaaagattaatgccttaaaagttgacAAAAAGTTTAGGTTGACAACAATTAATAATATCCATAACCACGACCTTAGTCCAACTAAATCTCGTTTCTTccgatgtaatagagaagttagTGACTCCGTAAAAAGAGTCCTAAATACAAACGATTTGGTTGACATTCGGATGAATAAGAGCTTCGGATCTCTTGTCGTTGGTGCGGGTGGATTCGAGAACCTTccatttttagaaaatgattgtcGAAATTATATCAACAAGGAAAGACATCTGCGACTTGGGAAAGGTGGTGCTGAAGCGCTTCGAGA GAAAGTTCAACAGCAAATTACCGGCATTATTGATATGGATCCAAAGTTACTTAAGAATGATGGTGCAGTAAAGACCTATCGCATAGATGATGAAGTTTGTGTGGAAGAATTCACTAAGCCGGTTATACACTATGTAGACTTTAGTGAGGAAGATACAATTGCAAAGTCTTCATGTGGGTTATTTCAGATGATGGGGATATTGTGTAGGCACATTTTGGCAGTATTCAAATGTAACGAGGTAAAATTTGTGCCAAATAGATACATTTTAGAGcgatggaggaaggatatcAGAAGGAGATACATGTTAATCCACAGCAGTTTTGACGCTGGGGATCAGCGGGTAGATGCTAACCGATATTCAAGTTTATTGAATATCTATTATAAGATGATTACTCTTGCAGCAAGTTCGAAAAAGCATACTAAGGATGCAACATATAAGTTATTTGCAATGATTGACTTATATGGTGACAATCAAGATCCCCTATCGATGACGGTCACGGATTCCAATGTTGGTTGTATGGCAAATGACACAATTATATGTGGTAGTTCAAAGAAAGTATTCAGTCCACTAGCTGTGAAAGGGAAAGGCAGGCCCCCATTGTTAAGGAGAGCATCGGGGATGGAGAAATGCATGCGAAACGTTAAAACGAAGACGAAGAGAGCACCAATGAAGGGGAAGCGCAAACATGTGgacttttttttactttacatgtttatttataatttagtgACTGCCGGGATTGACaaatgtgttttgttttatgttatttga